In Promicromonospora sp. Populi, one genomic interval encodes:
- the ilvC gene encoding ketol-acid reductoisomerase, with protein MAELFYDDDADLSIIQQKKVAVIGYGSQGHAHALNLRDSGVQVTVGLREGSASRVKAENEGFTIATVPDAVRDADVVVILAPDQVQRHLYAQDIAPNLKEGAALVFGHGFNIRFGYIKPEAGHDVFMVAPKGPGHIVRREFADGRGVPVIVAVEQDASGAAWPLALSYAKGIGGLRAAGIKTTFTEETETDLFGEQAVLCGGASQLVQYGFETLTEAGYQPEVAYFEVLHELKLIVDLMIEGGIAKQRWSISDTAEYGDYVSGPRVIDPHVKENMKAVLADIQDGSFAARFIADQDAGAPEFKELRAKGEQHPIEATGRELRKMFAWIKPSDSDYVEGSAGR; from the coding sequence GTGGCTGAGCTGTTCTACGACGACGACGCCGATCTGTCGATCATCCAGCAGAAGAAGGTTGCTGTGATCGGCTACGGCAGCCAGGGCCACGCGCACGCCCTGAACCTGCGTGACTCCGGTGTGCAGGTGACCGTTGGCCTGCGCGAGGGCTCCGCGTCCCGCGTGAAGGCCGAGAACGAGGGCTTCACCATCGCGACCGTGCCGGACGCCGTCCGGGATGCCGACGTCGTCGTCATCCTCGCGCCCGACCAGGTGCAGCGACACCTGTACGCGCAGGACATCGCGCCGAACCTCAAGGAGGGCGCCGCGCTCGTCTTCGGGCACGGCTTCAACATCCGGTTCGGGTACATCAAGCCCGAGGCCGGGCACGACGTGTTCATGGTCGCGCCCAAGGGCCCGGGCCACATCGTGCGCCGCGAGTTTGCCGACGGCCGCGGCGTCCCCGTGATCGTCGCGGTCGAGCAGGACGCGTCCGGCGCCGCCTGGCCGCTGGCCCTCTCGTACGCCAAGGGCATCGGTGGCCTCCGCGCCGCCGGTATCAAGACGACGTTCACCGAGGAGACCGAGACCGACCTGTTCGGTGAGCAGGCCGTGCTGTGCGGCGGCGCCTCGCAGCTCGTCCAGTACGGGTTCGAGACGCTGACCGAGGCCGGCTACCAGCCGGAGGTCGCGTACTTCGAGGTGCTGCACGAGCTCAAGCTGATCGTCGACCTCATGATCGAGGGCGGCATCGCCAAGCAGCGCTGGTCCATCTCGGACACCGCCGAGTACGGCGACTACGTCTCCGGCCCGCGGGTCATCGACCCGCACGTGAAGGAGAACATGAAGGCCGTGCTGGCCGACATCCAGGACGGCTCCTTCGCGGCACGGTTCATCGCCGACCAGGACGCCGGCGCACCCGAGTTCAAGGAGCTGCGCGCCAAGGGCGAGCAGCACCCGATCGAGGCCACCGGCCGCGAGCTGCGCAAGATGTTCGCGTGGATCAAGCCGTCCGACTCGGACTACGTCGAGGGTTCCGCGGGGCGCTGA
- the ilvN gene encoding acetolactate synthase small subunit — protein sequence MSNPVSNPTSRHTLSVLVENKPGVLTRVAGLFARRAFNIHSLAVGPTEHEEISRITVVVDVDEHPLEQVTKQLNKLIHVIKIVELEPESSVHRELLLVKVRADAATRTGVLEVVEMFRARVVDVVPDSVVIEATGPAAKLDSLLVALEPYGVREIVKSGTLAIGRGARSITDRAFERSVRSA from the coding sequence ATGTCGAACCCCGTGTCGAATCCGACGTCGAGGCACACCCTGTCCGTGCTCGTGGAGAACAAGCCCGGCGTGCTCACCCGCGTCGCCGGGCTGTTCGCCCGGCGCGCGTTCAACATCCACTCCCTGGCGGTGGGCCCCACGGAGCACGAGGAGATCTCGCGCATCACCGTGGTCGTCGACGTCGACGAGCACCCCCTGGAACAGGTCACCAAGCAGCTCAACAAGCTGATCCACGTGATCAAGATCGTCGAGCTCGAACCCGAGTCGTCAGTGCACCGCGAGCTGCTGCTCGTCAAGGTGCGGGCCGACGCCGCCACCCGAACCGGGGTGCTGGAGGTCGTCGAGATGTTCCGGGCCCGGGTGGTCGACGTCGTGCCGGACTCCGTGGTCATCGAGGCGACCGGGCCCGCCGCGAAGCTCGACTCCCTCCTCGTGGCGCTGGAACCGTACGGTGTCCGTGAGATCGTCAAGTCCGGGACGCTGGCAATCGGCCGGGGCGCACGGTCCATCACCGACCGCGCGTTCGAACGCTCCGTCCGGTCCGCGTGA
- a CDS encoding acetolactate synthase large subunit — MTGTPTPAQIAARAEARDQVRTELRSRVVGGRTEPEAATPRVGPEEVTGAQSIVRSLEEIGVDTVFGIPGGAILPLYDPLMDSAKLRHILVRHEQGGGHAASGYAHATGKVGVTMATSGPGATNLVTPIADAHMDSIPLVAITGQVGASAIGTDAFQEADIVGITLPITKHNFLVTDPDEIPRTIAEAFHIASTGRPGPVLVDISKSAMQARTTFSWPQELSLPGYHPVTKPHSKQIREAAKLLATARRPVLYVGGGVIRSGAAELLRKLVDLSGAPVVTTLMARGAVPDSHPQHLGMPGMHGTVPAVAALQKADLVFALGARFDDRVTGKLSSFAPLASIIHADIDPAEIGKNREADVPIVGDLSEVIGDLLPELAKEHEAHGKPDIEGWWRQLDEWRRTYPRGYTQPEDGHLSPQHVIQRLGELTGPDGIYVAGVGQHQMWAAQFISYERPNTWINSGGLGTMGYSVPAAMGAKVGMPDRTVWAIDGDGCFQMTNQELATCTINDIPIKVAVINNSSLGMVRQWQTLFYESRYSNTDLHTGHGTMRVPDFVKLADAYGCEGIRVERASDVDAAIKRANQIDDRPVVVDFTVSRDAMVWPMVAAGVSNDDIQYARGISPAWDRED; from the coding sequence ATGACCGGCACACCGACACCCGCACAGATCGCTGCGCGCGCCGAAGCACGTGACCAGGTGCGCACCGAGCTTCGGTCCCGCGTGGTAGGCGGCAGGACCGAGCCCGAGGCAGCCACGCCTCGCGTCGGGCCGGAAGAAGTCACGGGCGCGCAGTCCATCGTCCGCTCGCTCGAGGAGATCGGCGTCGACACCGTCTTCGGCATCCCTGGCGGCGCGATCCTGCCCCTCTACGACCCGCTGATGGACTCCGCCAAGCTCCGCCACATCCTGGTGCGGCACGAGCAGGGCGGCGGCCACGCGGCGTCGGGCTACGCCCACGCGACCGGCAAGGTCGGGGTGACCATGGCGACGTCGGGCCCGGGCGCCACGAACCTGGTGACGCCCATCGCGGACGCGCACATGGACTCGATCCCGCTCGTGGCGATCACCGGCCAGGTGGGGGCCTCGGCGATCGGGACCGATGCGTTCCAGGAGGCCGACATCGTCGGCATCACGCTGCCGATCACCAAGCACAACTTCCTGGTCACCGACCCGGACGAGATCCCCCGCACCATCGCGGAGGCGTTCCACATCGCCTCCACGGGGCGGCCGGGCCCGGTGCTCGTGGACATCTCGAAGTCGGCGATGCAGGCGCGCACCACGTTCTCGTGGCCGCAGGAGCTGTCGCTGCCGGGCTACCACCCGGTGACCAAGCCGCACTCCAAGCAGATCCGTGAGGCTGCGAAGCTGCTGGCCACGGCCCGGCGGCCGGTGCTGTACGTGGGCGGCGGCGTGATCCGGTCGGGCGCGGCGGAGCTGCTGCGCAAGCTGGTCGACCTGTCCGGGGCGCCAGTGGTGACCACGCTCATGGCCCGTGGCGCGGTGCCGGACAGCCACCCGCAGCACCTCGGCATGCCCGGCATGCACGGCACCGTGCCCGCGGTGGCGGCGCTGCAGAAGGCCGACCTGGTCTTCGCGCTCGGCGCCCGGTTCGACGACCGCGTGACGGGCAAGCTCTCCAGCTTCGCCCCGCTGGCGTCGATCATCCACGCCGACATCGACCCGGCCGAGATCGGCAAGAACCGCGAGGCGGACGTCCCGATCGTGGGCGACCTCAGCGAGGTCATCGGCGACCTGCTGCCCGAGCTGGCCAAGGAGCACGAGGCGCACGGCAAGCCCGACATCGAGGGCTGGTGGCGCCAGCTCGACGAGTGGCGCCGCACGTACCCGCGCGGCTACACCCAGCCGGAGGACGGGCACCTCTCGCCGCAGCACGTGATCCAGCGCCTCGGCGAGCTGACCGGGCCCGACGGCATCTACGTCGCGGGCGTGGGGCAGCACCAGATGTGGGCGGCGCAGTTCATCAGCTACGAGCGGCCCAACACCTGGATCAACTCCGGTGGCCTCGGCACCATGGGCTACTCGGTCCCGGCCGCGATGGGCGCCAAGGTCGGCATGCCCGACCGGACCGTCTGGGCGATCGACGGTGACGGCTGCTTCCAGATGACCAACCAGGAGCTCGCCACCTGCACCATCAACGACATCCCCATCAAGGTGGCGGTGATCAACAACAGCTCGCTGGGCATGGTGCGGCAGTGGCAGACGCTCTTCTACGAGTCGCGCTACTCCAACACCGACCTGCACACCGGGCACGGCACCATGCGCGTGCCGGACTTCGTGAAGCTCGCCGACGCGTACGGCTGCGAGGGCATCCGCGTGGAGCGAGCGTCCGACGTCGACGCCGCGATCAAGCGGGCCAATCAGATCGACGACCGGCCCGTGGTCGTGGACTTCACCGTCTCGCGGGACGCGATGGTGTGGCCCATGGTCGCCGCCGGCGTGAGCAACGACGACATCCAGTACGCACGCGGCATCTCGCCGGCGTGGGACCGAGAAGACTGA